The DNA sequence CACACGCCGTACTGGAACCACCGGACCATCAGCTCGCGGTACTCCGGCGACGCCGGGTCACCGCCGTGGAAGCCGCCGATGTCCGTGGTCCACCACGGGATCCCGGCCAGCGCCACGTTCAGGCCCGCCCGCACCTGCGCCCGCAGCGACGCCCACGTCGCGGCCACATCGCCCGACCAGAGCGCGGCCCCGTACCGCTGGCTGCCCGCCCACGCCGAGCGGGACAGCAGCACCACCTCGTCGTCGCCCTCGGCGCGGATGCCGTCGTGGAACGCCTGCGCGTTCGCCTGCGGGTAGAGGTTGAACACCTCCGCGCCCGGGCCGGCGTGGAAGCCGAGGTTGTGCGGGTGGCCGGGCTGGATCTCCGGCTCGTCGCCGTCCAGCCACCACGCGCGCACGCCGAGGTCGTAGTAGTTCTCCTTGACCTTGGCCCAGAAGAACTTCCGCGCGGCCGGGTTCGTCGCGTCGTAGAACGCCACCGGCATTTCGACGTCGAAGCCCTTGTCCTTCCAGGGCGCGTGCGCCGGGACTCCGCTCTCGGCGGCGACCAGCAGGCCCCGTTCGTGCAGCTCCTGGTAGTTCGCCGACAGCGGGCTGACCGACGGCCACACCGACACCATCAGCTTGACGCCGAGTTCGTCCAGCTCCCGGACCATCCCGGCCGGGTCCGGCCACTCGGCCGGGTCGAAGCGCCAGTCGCCGAGGTGCGTCCAGTGGAAGAAGTCCGCGACGATCACCGACAGCGGCAGCCCCCGCGCGTGGTACTCGCGCGCCACGGCCAGGAGCTCCTCCTGGGTGCCGTAGCGCAGTTTCGACTGCCAGAACCCGGCCGCCCACTCGGGCAGCATCGGCGCGTGCCCGGTCGCGTCGGCGTAGTGGCTCAGGATCCGGCGCGGGCCGTCGCCGGTGGTGATCCAGTAGTCGAGCTGGCGGGCGTCGTCGGCGACCCACCGGGTGCCGTTGGCGGCCAGCTCGACCCGCCCGACGGCCGGGCTGTTCCACAGGAACCCGTAGCCGCGGCTGGAGAGCAGGAACGGCACCGACACCTCGGCGTTGCGCTGCACCAGGTCGAGCACGAGGCCCTTCTGGTCGAGCCGGCCGTGCGTGTGCTGCCCGAGCCCGTAGACGCGCTCGTCGTCGTAGGCGGCGAACCGCTGTTCGAGCCGGCCGTAGCCGTTGCGGGACGGCATGAACAGCCGGGCGCCGGGCCACCAGAAGTGCGCCCGCTGCTCGGAAAGCAGCTCCTCGCCGGTGTCCGTGCGGACGAACTTCAGCTGCGCGTCGATCCCGGTGTCGGTGTCGGCGATCTCCACGATCGCGGTGAGCGCGCCGTTGACCACCCGGCCGGTGCGCCCCTCGGCGGTGGCGGTCGCGGCGGACGGTTTCGCGGGCAGCAGCGCGCCCGGCACGTCGTCGAGGATCTTGTGGCGCCCGGCGCGCACGCGCAGGCTCCCGTCACCCCACGGCTCGACGCGCAGCACCTCGTGCCGCACGCGGACTTCCAGCGAGCGGCCGTCTTCGGTCGTGGCGATCAAGCGCTCTCCTTAGTCTTTGACGGCGCCGCTGGTCAGCCCGGCGACGACGTACCGCTGGGCGACGACGAGCAGGACGGCCGCGGGGATCGCGGCGAGGACGGCGGTGGCCATGATCCCGTTCCAGTCGGCGGACTGGTTGCCGACGAACCGGTAGATGCCCACGGTGATCAGCTCGAACGACTGCCCGGTGGTGAGGGTGACGGCGAACAGGAAGTCGGCCCAGGCGAACAGGAACGAGAACAGCCCGGCGGTGACGAGCGCGTTGCGGCTGACCGGGACGATGATCGAGACGAAGGTCCGCCAGTACCCGGCACCGTCCACCCGGGACGCTTCGGTCAGCTCCTTCGGCACCGAGATCATGAACGCCCGCAGCAGGAGCACGGCGAACGGGATGGTCGCGGTCGAGTCCGCCAGCACCAGCCCGAGGTAGCTGTCGATCAGCCCGAGGTTGCCGAACACCGTGTAGAGCGCGTTGGCCATCACGATGCCCGGGATCATCTGCACGATGAGCAGCACGAACACCAGCACCGGACCGCCGCGCACCTTCAGCTGCGCCAGCGCGTACGACGCCGGTGCGGCGATCACCAGCGACACGGCCACCGTGCCGAGCGCGACGACGACGCTGGAGAGCAGGTTCGGCCCCTGTGTCGCCCACGCTTTCCGGTAGCCGTCCAGGGTGCCGCCGACGGGGAAGAACGCCGGGTCCGGGCGCAGCAGCGCGCCGCTGGGCTGCAGGGACGCGTTGACCATCCAGTACAGCGGGAACAGCAGCACCGCGACGATCAGGACGCCGAACACCGTCCGGGCTTTCACGCCGCCGCCTCGGCCAGGGTCGCTTTCGCCGAGCGCAGGTAGAGCAGCCCGAACACCGTCGCCACCAGGATGAGGACGTTGCCGACCGCGGCGCCCTGGCCGAACGCGAAGTCCCCGAAGCTCAGCCGGTAGGACCACGTCGTGAGCGTCTGGGTCGCGTTGGCCGGCCCGCCGCCGGTGACGACCATGATCACGTCGAACACCTTGATCGTGTAGACCAGCCCGAGCATCAGCACGATCCCGGTGACCGGCCGCAGCAGCGGCCACGTGATGTGCCGGAACCGCTGCCAGGAGCCGGCGCCGTCCAGTGCGGCGGCTTCGTAGAGGGACGCCGGGATCGCGCGCAGCCCGCCGTGCAGGATCACCAGGTTGAACGGGATGCCGATCCAGATGTTGGTGAGGACCACCGCCGGCAGCGCCCAGCTCGTGCTGCTCAGCCACGGCACGGCGTCGAGGCCCACGAGCCGCAGCGCCGCGTTGAGCACGCCGTGGTCCTGGTCGAACATCCAGCGCCAGACCGCGCCGCTGACCACCAGCGGCAGCAGCCACGGGAGCAGGAGCAGCGACCGCAGCAGCGCGCTGCCGAGGAAGCGGCCGCTGAAGAACACCGCGAGCGCCAGCCCGATGCCGAACTGGAAGAGCAGGGACCCGGCGGTGAACAGGACCGTGTTGAGCACCGCCGCCGAGAACAGCGGGTTGCCGAACACGGCCGCGTAGTTGGCGAGGCCGACGAACGGTGCTTCGCCGGTGTAGAACGACTTGACCGTGTAGTCCTGCGTGCTCATCGCGATGTTCGCGGCCAGCGGGTAGCCGAAGAACACGACGAGGTAGCCGAGCGCGGGCAGCAGGAACAGCCACGCGGCGAACCGGTTGTCCCGCCGGGGCTTGCGGCCGGTGCGGGGTGGTGCCGTGACGGCCGGGGCGACCAGGGTCACGACCCGCTCGCCTGCTGCGCGGCCTTGAGGGCCTGGTCGGCCGGCAGCTTCCCGGTCAGAGCTGCCTGGAGGGCGTCGGCCAGCGCCTGCGAGACCTTCGGGTACTTTTCGCCGAGTTCCGCGGTGCGGGAGCGGGCGGTACCGACCTCGTCGACGAACGCCTGCATCGCGGGCTGCCCGGCACCGAACTTGGCCGCCGTGGCCGTCTTGGACGGGATGTAGGCGTGCGCCTTGCTCCACTCGAGCATCGTCGGCTCCGAGAGGATGCAGGAGAGCACCTTGCCCGCGGCCTGCTGGGTGGGGCCGCTGGTGACCGGCACCGCGCCGACCTCGCCGCCGAGGGCGACCACCGGCTTGGCGCCCGCCTGCGGCACCGGGATCGGCACGACGCCGTAGTGCAGGGACTGCTGCTCGTCGAGCCGGGCGAGGTTCCACGACCCGTTGACCATCATCGCGGCGTTGCCCGCGACGAACTGGTCGGCGACGTCGTTCTGGTTCCAGGTGACGACGGACTTCGACGCCGACCCGGAGTTCACCAGGTCCGTCACGAATTGAAGCGCTTTCACGGACGACGCGGAGTCCAATTGGGACAGTTCCGCGCCGTTGCTCCAGAAGAACGGCAGGAACTGCCACGTGCCCTCTTCGGAGGGGATGGCGGAGAAGGCGAGCCCGTACTTGCCGTCCTTGGTCAGCTTGGCCGCGGCGGCCTTGAGCTCGTCCCAGGTCTTCGGCGGCTGGATGCCGGCCGCGGTGAGGAGGTCCTTGTTGTAGATCAGCGCGAGGCCGTTGACGCCGGGGGCCACGCCGTACACCTTGTCCTGGTAGGTACCGGCCTTGACGATGCTCTCGTAGTAGCCGTCGGTGGTGATGCCGTAGTCGGCCAGCGGGGTCAGCGCGCCGGTGGCGGCGACCTGCTGCAGCGTCGGGTTGTCGGTGAACAGCAGGTCCGGCAGCGTCTTCGAGCTCGCGCCCTGCAGGACCTTCGGCAGCATCTGGTTCGTCGGCACCTTCTGCCGCTCGATCTTGACCCCGGTCTGGCCCGCGCAGGTGTCGAGGATCTTCTGCCAGGCCGCCGATCCCTGCTCGTCGGCGTAGTAGTCGAGCTCGGTGATCGAGCCGGCGGGCTGGGCGTTGTTCGAGGTCGTGGGCGCGGGACTGGGGCTGCAGGCGGCCAGGAGCGCGGCGCTCGCGGCCAGGACGAGGGCGCGACGGGCTACGGGCATGGCGATTCTCCTTCGGCGGTGGAGCAGAACCGGGGTCAGGCGCGCGGCGCGGACGTGCTTTCGCGCCGGGTGAGCCGGGGCCCGAGCAGGCGGACCTCCGGGGTGGTGTGGCCGGCGAGCCGGCGCATCGTCATCTCGACGGCCTGGGTGCCGACCTCCTCGGCCGGGATGGCCACGTTGGTCAGCGCGACGGCGTGCTGCTCGGCCATGCTGTCCGGGCAGACGGCGATGACCGAGATGTCCTCGGGCACGCGCAGGCCGCGGTGGCGCAGGTCCGCCAGCAGGCCGGGCAGGACGGCCTCGTTGTGCACGACCAGGCCGGTCAGGTCCGGGTCGGCGGTGAGCAGGTCGTCCAGGCAGGCGCTCACCGCTTCGTAGGAGTGCGCGCACGGGCGGTTCGCCGCCCGCACGTCACGCGTCTTCGCCGCTTCGTCGAAGCCGCGCAGGAACCGAGTCGCGTAGCTCGTGCCGCGCCGGTAGACGGCGGGGGAGGGGCCGATCAGCCCGATCGAGCGGTGCCCGAGGTCGGCCAGGTGCGCGACGCACGCCGAGGCGGCGGCGGTGAAGTCGAGGTCGACGCAGCTGAGCCCGGCCGGGTGGTCGGGTACGCCGATGAGCACCACCGGCAGGTCGAGCGCGAGCAGCATCGGCACCCGCGGGTCGGCGGTTTCGACGTCCATCACCATCAGCGCGTCGGCGATCGCCGAGGACGCCACCCGCTGCAGCGCGGCGGGGCCTTCGTCCTTGGTGAGCAGTAGGAGGTCGTGGTCGTGCGCGCGGGCCGCGGTGACCGCCGAGGCGACGAACTCCATCACCACGGCGACGTTGAGGTCGGTGCGCAGCGGGACGACCAGTGCCAGTACGTTGGTCTTGCTGCTGGCGAGCGCCCGCGCGCCGGCGTGCGGGTGGTAGCCGAGCTTGCGGATGCTGTCCTCGACCAGCCGCCGGGTCTTGGGCGAGATCGAGCGCTTGCCGCTGATCACGTACGACACCGTGCTGGGGGCCACTCCCGCCGCCGTCGCGACGTCGTTGATCGTGACCACGGGCAGCCTCCTGGGGACGGGGCGGGAGATCATTGTCGAAGCGCATCGACGATGGCACGAAGGTAAGCGACACCCGTCGGAAACACAAGCGTGATTCGCGATTCCCCGCAATTCGATTCCCATTCGACGACGGTGTTGTTCGTCGAAATTGTCGAACGCTGCTGATGGCGGTTCTTCTCGCAGCTCAGCGGCCAGATCGGGCGTAGTCGCGAGAGTCGCTGGGAGCGCACCCAGCAAGTCTTGACCTCCTGTCGACGCGGCTGTAATAGTCGTCCGCATCCCCACCCTCGACGCGAATGTTCCGCGCCGCGCCGTCGAAACGATTCGACGAAACCGGAGGCCGTCCGTGCGCCTGTCCCCGTTCCGCCGCGCCCTCGTCCCGGTGGTGACCGCGACCCTGCTGCTGGCCCCGTCGCCGGCGCTCGCGGCGCCCCCACCGCCGTTCCGCGACCCGGCGCTGCCGGTGGCCGCGCGGATCGACGACCTGCTGTCCCGGCTGACGGCGGACGAGAAGATCTCGCTGCTGCACCAGTACCAGCCCGCCATCCCGCGGCTCGGCATCGGCGTGTTCAAGACCGGCACCGAAGCCCTGCACGGCGTCGCGTGGTCGACGGACTACGACAACAACGGCGCGGTCGTCAAAGCGGACGGCACCGTGTTCCCGCAGGCCGTGGGGCTGGCTTCGACGTGGGACCCGGCGCTGGTCAAGCAGGTCGGCGCGGCGGTCGGGCAGGAGGCGCGCGGCTTCAACGCGCGCAACCCGACGCTGTGGGGCCTCAACCTGTGGGCGCCGGTCGTCAACCTGCTGCGCGACCCGCGCTGGGGCCGCAACGAAGAGGGCTACTCCGAGGACCCGCACCTCACCGGCGAGCTCGCGACCGCCTACGGCCGCGGCATCCAGGGCGACGACCCGCGCTACCTGCAGGCCGCCCCGACGTTGAAGCACTACCTGGCCTACAACAACGAAGTCAGCCGCGACACCAGCAACTCCTCGGTGCCGCCCAAGATCCTGCACGACTACGACGAGCAGGCGTTCAAGATCCCACTGCAGGCCGGTGCGGCCAACGCCGTCATGCCGTCGTACAACCTGGTCAACGGACGGCCGAACACGGTCAGCCCGGACCTCGGTGGCGCGCTGCGGGACTGGGCGCCCCGGGACATCGCCGTCGTCAGCGACGCCGGCGCACCGTCCAACCTGGTCAACTCGGAGAAGTACTACGCCACCAAGGCCGAAGCGGACGCGGCGGCGATCAAGGCGGGCCTCGACAGCTTCACCGACAACGACACCAACGGCTCGATCACCGTCGCCGCGGTCAAGGAGGCGCTCGACCGCGGGCTGCTGACCATGGCCGACGTCGAAACGGCCGACCGCCACCTGCTTTCGCTGCGGTTCCGGCTCGGCGAGTTCGACCCGCCGGGCCGCAACCCGTACGCGAAGATCACCCCCGCGGTGATCAATTCGCCGGCGCACCGGGCACTCGCGCGCAAGGCCGCGGACGAACAGGTCGTCCTGCTGCGCAACAACGCGAACGCGCTGCCGCTGGCGGCGTCCGCGAACCGGAAGGTCGCGGTCGTCGGCCCGCTCTCGGACACGCTGTACGAGGATTGGTACAGCGGCGCGATGCCGTACCGGGTCACGCCGAAGCAGGGCATCGCCGAGCGGGCCGCGGTGACGTCGTCGGAAGGCGTCGACCGGATCGCGCTGAAAGATCTCGGCACGGGCCGCTACCTGACGGCGCCCGCCGCCCCCGGCAAGGTGACCGCCGGCGGGACCACGGCGGGCACCGCGGAGTCCTTCGACGTCTACGACTGGGGCGCGGGCAAGCACACCCTGCGCGCCGCCGCGAACGGCAAGTTCCTGAGCTTCTCAGGTGGGGCGCTGGTGAACGACGCCGACCAGCCGTCCGGGTGGTTCGTGCAGCAGCAGCTGAAGCTCGACCCGCAGCCGGACGGCAGCTACGTCCTGGAATACGCGGGCAACGAGGTGACCGAGCCGTGGTTCGGCCCGAACCGCTTCGCCGTCGTCGGCCCCGACGGGGTCCTGACGATCTCCGCCCCGGACGCCGCGCACGCCACGAAGTTCGGCCGCGAGGTGCTCAGCAGCGGGATCGCTTCGGCGGTCGACGCGGCCCGCGGCGCCGACACGGCCGTCGTCGTGGTGGGCAGCATGCCGTTCATCAACGGCCGCGAGGCGAACGACCGGACGAGCACGTCACTGGCGCCCGCCCAGCGCGCGCTGATCGAGGCGGTCGCGAAGGCCAACCCGCACACGGTCGTCGTGGTGGAGAACAGCTACCCGACGACCGGCTGGGACACGCTGCCGGTGCCGGGGATCGTCTGGACCAGCCACGCCGGCCAGGAGACCGGCCACGCGGTGGTGGACGTGCTCTTCGGCGACGTCGACCCGGGTGGCCGGCTGACGCAGACGTGGTACGCCTCGGACGAGGGGCTGCCGGGCATCCTCGACTACGACATCTCCAAGACCGGGATGACGTACCAGTACTACCGCGGGAAGCCGTTGTACCCCTTCGGGTACGGCCTGAGCTACACAAGCTTCCGGTACGGCACCGCGCGGGCTTCGCTCGCCGGGTCGTCGGTGCGGGTGAGCGTGGACGTGACGAACACCGGCGCTCGCGCGGGGACGGACGTCGTCCAGCTGTACTCGAAGGACGCGGGTGTGCAGCG is a window from the Amycolatopsis sp. cg9 genome containing:
- a CDS encoding TIM-barrel domain-containing protein, with product MIATTEDGRSLEVRVRHEVLRVEPWGDGSLRVRAGRHKILDDVPGALLPAKPSAATATAEGRTGRVVNGALTAIVEIADTDTGIDAQLKFVRTDTGEELLSEQRAHFWWPGARLFMPSRNGYGRLEQRFAAYDDERVYGLGQHTHGRLDQKGLVLDLVQRNAEVSVPFLLSSRGYGFLWNSPAVGRVELAANGTRWVADDARQLDYWITTGDGPRRILSHYADATGHAPMLPEWAAGFWQSKLRYGTQEELLAVAREYHARGLPLSVIVADFFHWTHLGDWRFDPAEWPDPAGMVRELDELGVKLMVSVWPSVSPLSANYQELHERGLLVAAESGVPAHAPWKDKGFDVEMPVAFYDATNPAARKFFWAKVKENYYDLGVRAWWLDGDEPEIQPGHPHNLGFHAGPGAEVFNLYPQANAQAFHDGIRAEGDDEVVLLSRSAWAGSQRYGAALWSGDVAATWASLRAQVRAGLNVALAGIPWWTTDIGGFHGGDPASPEYRELMVRWFQYGVCCPLFRLHGFRDPRPPFGPDMTGGPNEVWSYGDAAYAAITESLRLRERLRPYLMAQMRVAHEQGIPPMRPVFVDFPADPQCWTVEDAFLLGPDLLVAPVLEPGVTARTVYLPGGAVWTDAVTGNRYEGGTSVEVPAPSDRIPLFVRDDVVLPIRPE
- a CDS encoding carbohydrate ABC transporter permease is translated as MKARTVFGVLIVAVLLFPLYWMVNASLQPSGALLRPDPAFFPVGGTLDGYRKAWATQGPNLLSSVVVALGTVAVSLVIAAPASYALAQLKVRGGPVLVFVLLIVQMIPGIVMANALYTVFGNLGLIDSYLGLVLADSTATIPFAVLLLRAFMISVPKELTEASRVDGAGYWRTFVSIIVPVSRNALVTAGLFSFLFAWADFLFAVTLTTGQSFELITVGIYRFVGNQSADWNGIMATAVLAAIPAAVLLVVAQRYVVAGLTSGAVKD
- a CDS encoding carbohydrate ABC transporter permease → MTLVAPAVTAPPRTGRKPRRDNRFAAWLFLLPALGYLVVFFGYPLAANIAMSTQDYTVKSFYTGEAPFVGLANYAAVFGNPLFSAAVLNTVLFTAGSLLFQFGIGLALAVFFSGRFLGSALLRSLLLLPWLLPLVVSGAVWRWMFDQDHGVLNAALRLVGLDAVPWLSSTSWALPAVVLTNIWIGIPFNLVILHGGLRAIPASLYEAAALDGAGSWQRFRHITWPLLRPVTGIVLMLGLVYTIKVFDVIMVVTGGGPANATQTLTTWSYRLSFGDFAFGQGAAVGNVLILVATVFGLLYLRSAKATLAEAAA
- a CDS encoding extracellular solute-binding protein — protein: MPVARRALVLAASAALLAACSPSPAPTTSNNAQPAGSITELDYYADEQGSAAWQKILDTCAGQTGVKIERQKVPTNQMLPKVLQGASSKTLPDLLFTDNPTLQQVAATGALTPLADYGITTDGYYESIVKAGTYQDKVYGVAPGVNGLALIYNKDLLTAAGIQPPKTWDELKAAAAKLTKDGKYGLAFSAIPSEEGTWQFLPFFWSNGAELSQLDSASSVKALQFVTDLVNSGSASKSVVTWNQNDVADQFVAGNAAMMVNGSWNLARLDEQQSLHYGVVPIPVPQAGAKPVVALGGEVGAVPVTSGPTQQAAGKVLSCILSEPTMLEWSKAHAYIPSKTATAAKFGAGQPAMQAFVDEVGTARSRTAELGEKYPKVSQALADALQAALTGKLPADQALKAAQQASGS
- a CDS encoding LacI family DNA-binding transcriptional regulator, which translates into the protein MVTINDVATAAGVAPSTVSYVISGKRSISPKTRRLVEDSIRKLGYHPHAGARALASSKTNVLALVVPLRTDLNVAVVMEFVASAVTAARAHDHDLLLLTKDEGPAALQRVASSAIADALMVMDVETADPRVPMLLALDLPVVLIGVPDHPAGLSCVDLDFTAAASACVAHLADLGHRSIGLIGPSPAVYRRGTSYATRFLRGFDEAAKTRDVRAANRPCAHSYEAVSACLDDLLTADPDLTGLVVHNEAVLPGLLADLRHRGLRVPEDISVIAVCPDSMAEQHAVALTNVAIPAEEVGTQAVEMTMRRLAGHTTPEVRLLGPRLTRRESTSAPRA
- a CDS encoding glycoside hydrolase family 3 C-terminal domain-containing protein, whose amino-acid sequence is MTATLLLAPSPALAAPPPPFRDPALPVAARIDDLLSRLTADEKISLLHQYQPAIPRLGIGVFKTGTEALHGVAWSTDYDNNGAVVKADGTVFPQAVGLASTWDPALVKQVGAAVGQEARGFNARNPTLWGLNLWAPVVNLLRDPRWGRNEEGYSEDPHLTGELATAYGRGIQGDDPRYLQAAPTLKHYLAYNNEVSRDTSNSSVPPKILHDYDEQAFKIPLQAGAANAVMPSYNLVNGRPNTVSPDLGGALRDWAPRDIAVVSDAGAPSNLVNSEKYYATKAEADAAAIKAGLDSFTDNDTNGSITVAAVKEALDRGLLTMADVETADRHLLSLRFRLGEFDPPGRNPYAKITPAVINSPAHRALARKAADEQVVLLRNNANALPLAASANRKVAVVGPLSDTLYEDWYSGAMPYRVTPKQGIAERAAVTSSEGVDRIALKDLGTGRYLTAPAAPGKVTAGGTTAGTAESFDVYDWGAGKHTLRAAANGKFLSFSGGALVNDADQPSGWFVQQQLKLDPQPDGSYVLEYAGNEVTEPWFGPNRFAVVGPDGVLTISAPDAAHATKFGREVLSSGIASAVDAARGADTAVVVVGSMPFINGREANDRTSTSLAPAQRALIEAVAKANPHTVVVVENSYPTTGWDTLPVPGIVWTSHAGQETGHAVVDVLFGDVDPGGRLTQTWYASDEGLPGILDYDISKTGMTYQYYRGKPLYPFGYGLSYTSFRYGTARASLAGSSVRVSVDVTNTGARAGTDVVQLYSKDAGVQRLRDFERVTLSPHQTRTVRFEVPVADLAAWDASRGRSAVAAGVREFSVGRNAADLGAAQRVFVPGERALPRDLSRPTPAENFDDYSGTTLTDTSKTAGTSVAAATGNWVAYRNVALNGPARFSASVSTVEPARIAVRLDAPTGPVLGTAQVPATGDRYAYTTVTAALAKATGRHDVYLTFEGPVNLATFSLR